From Calditerrivibrio sp.:
AAATAAGTGTTTGTCACCCAATTTGGATCCCCAAACCGGGGCATATCTATTGTAGCAAGGAGCAACAAATAACCGGTAATAAAAACCACAGCCGATGATATGATTACCCTATCCTTTGTAAACTTTGATTTATCCTCATTATCTATTTTGGTAAGCACTGCAAGTAAAAGAACAGTGCTAACACCAGCACCCACTGCTACTTCAGTAAAAGCAACATCTATAGCATTCAGCGTTGTCCATAGTACTGCAACAAAGAAGGAATAGGCACTAAGGGCGATGGTAGAGTTTAAAAGATTTCTAAAGTATATTGCAAGAAAAGCTGATAAAAGCAAAAATGTAAGGAAGAGTATGTCAATTACTATTGTCACGTCTTTTTCTCCACCAGGGGACACCCATTCTGTAAGCAGCCTGGGCAAGTGCATGAGTTGCTGTAGGGTTAGCTATAAAAACAAATGCCAGAATAAACAACAATTTGATAGATATAAGGGAGAATCCTTTGTAAAGAATCAATCCTGTGAGAATAAGTATCTGCCCCAGAGTGTCGGTCTTGCCAGCAGCATGAATCCTTGTGTAAAAACCAGGCATCCTTATAAGCCCTACTGCTGATACAAATATTAAAAACGACCCGATGATCACCAAAATACCAGTAATATATATCAATCCAGTCTCCCTTTTTCTTTCATCTTTAAAATAGCTATGGTGCCTACGAAATTAATCAGAGCATAAGCAAGGGATATATCCACAAATTCCGGTCTATTATATAAAAAATCTATCAAAACCAGCAGCACCACCAC
This genomic window contains:
- a CDS encoding DUF4040 domain-containing protein — encoded protein: MTIVIDILFLTFLLLSAFLAIYFRNLLNSTIALSAYSFFVAVLWTTLNAIDVAFTEVAVGAGVSTVLLLAVLTKIDNEDKSKFTKDRVIISSAVVFITGYLLLLATIDMPRFGDPNWVTNTYLIPDYLERTLRETGSPNIVTAILGSYRGYDTNGETTVIFIAGLCVYLLIGREKR
- the mnhG gene encoding monovalent cation/H(+) antiporter subunit G is translated as MIYITGILVIIGSFLIFVSAVGLIRMPGFYTRIHAAGKTDTLGQILILTGLILYKGFSLISIKLLFILAFVFIANPTATHALAQAAYRMGVPWWRKRRDNSN
- a CDS encoding monovalent cation/H+ antiporter complex subunit F, which encodes MSTILSISIIIILVSSFFSLYRVIIGPTFFDRVLAVNLIGTKVVVLLVLIDFLYNRPEFVDISLAYALINFVGTIAILKMKEKGRLD